A window from Mus caroli chromosome 2, CAROLI_EIJ_v1.1, whole genome shotgun sequence encodes these proteins:
- the LOC110306717 gene encoding myelin-oligodendrocyte glycoprotein-like, translating into FFPNLVSWTGQFRVIGPGYPIRALVRDEAELLCRISPGKNATGMEVGWYRSPFSRVVHLYRNGKDQDAEQAPEYRERTELLKETISEGKVTHRIQNVRFSDEGGYTCFFRDHSYQEEAAMELKVDDPFYWINPGVVTLIALVPMILLQVSVGLRFLFLQHRLRGKLRADVENLHRTFGQFLQELRNPF; encoded by the exons tttttccccAATCTGGTGTCTTGGACAGGACAATTCAGAGTGATAGGACCAGGATATCCCATCCGGGCTTTAGTTAGGGATGAAGCAGAGCTGCTGTGCCGCATCTCTCCTGGGAAAAATGCCACGGGCATGGAGGTCGGTTGGTACCGTTCTCCCTTCTCAAGAGTGGTTCACCTCTACCGAAATGGCAAGGACCAAGATGCAGAGCAAGCACCTGAATACCGGGAACGCACAGAGCTTCTGAAAGAGACTATCAGTGAAGGAAAGGTTACCCATAGGATTCAGAACGTGAGATTTTCAGATGAAGGAGGATACACCTGCTTCTTCAGAGACCACTCTTACCAAGAAGAGGCAGCAATGGAGTTGAAAGTGGACGATCCCTTCTATTGGATCAACCCCGGTGTGGTGACTCTCATTGCACTTGTGCCTATGATCCTCCTGCAGGTCTCTGTAGGCCTTCGATTCCTCTTCCTGCAGCACAGACTGAGAGGAAAACTTCGTGCAGATGTAGAAAATCTCCATCGGACTTTT GGACAGTTTCTTCAAGAGCTAAGAAACCCCTTTTGA